The Paralichthys olivaceus isolate ysfri-2021 chromosome 2, ASM2471397v2, whole genome shotgun sequence genomic interval GACGACCACGAAAACCACTTTTCTTCTCTGAATGTGCTTTTTACGATATAAAGATTCTGTTTAACCCGAACGTGTTTCACCGTGATTCCTCCTGGGGTGGGATAATGTGAGACGATTGCTTTTAGCGTCAACTTGCACATGTGTGAGCCAGATAAGAAAAACTATATAGGAATCATTCTTATCCACTGGGAGTTATGTGCAACCTTCCCGTGCGAGCTCACCACCTCCCAACAGGGTTTGGTTTCTATCACTCGATTCCAACACACGAGCTGTCAGATGCTACGTTTCCCCTCTGCGCCTCTGTAAGTGTTAGCATGTGCTAACTGACGCCGCAGACTCGAAGGGAACGTTGTCACAGAAAGAACAAATAGTTTGTTCCATGTGTTTCCTCTTTAGTTTGTGGAACTTTTTAACTAAATGCACTTTGTGTTCTAACGTGCCACTTCAGGTAATGATGCTGCACATCTGGCCTGAACAAAGTGGATCAGCCTAATGTGGCTCAAACATCCCAAAGCAAACATGTGTTCTAACCTGGATGTGGACCTGAATTatgtaaatggtgaatatgtgGCGCTGCTGTGGTTAACTCGTGGCCCAGTTAGGAGGAGTGGACCAAGTACTTGTAAGAGATAAACTGGggacaacaaaaaaagagacaaaaagtaATGAACAGGGACGGTTCAAGACATGATGTCCCACTGTGGTTCTGATTCAGTgcaatgtatataaataatataatatatacttgAAAATTAGCTGTGTCGTCATCAACTGACAAATCAAAGTATAAAGTCTTTGAACAATATGTTTTCAAATCGGAGGGatgatgaataaaatgttctccTGATGAAGCTTAAattacagaaacagaaaagctttaagaaaaaaaaatgaacgtCAACATCTCGTCCAATCAACTGTGTCGACTCACCTGAACACAACTGAACAACTGACAGCTGCTTTTTCTCGTCCTTTCTTTTCCCGTAAAAATGAGAACAAGTGAGTTTGAGTTCctcctgtgaaaacacacacaaacacacacacacacacacacacacacactcacacgcacgcaaaacattttaatgaagcagATCCAGGTTTAATCACCTCCCTGATTGCAGGAGATCAGGGTTAATCACAGGGAAcaatcaatcacacacacacacacgtgtgctgTACAGGTGTTGGGCAGTTACCCAGAGTTCTCTCACTGCCGACGCTCGGCCTGAAATCTTTAACAAATGTTTGCAATTATCTGAAgcgtgctctctctctctctctctcacacacacacacacacatacttggtTTCACGACGGTGATGATGAGACTCGGGGTTTTGAGGGTTTGACAGCTGTGATTCTTCCTGCTTCATTCAAACGAATAGAGATTAGAAACAAATGGAAAGACGATAAGAATCAGTCCGTGATCATAAAGTAAAGATTTACTGAAGTCAGGCTGACGAAGATACAAAGAAACTAGAACTTATATAAGACGTTACATTGACTCACATTCATTGAACTAAAACCTGAACAGCCCgtactttaactttaaccttaaaacatgtcttcaccttgaACTTGAAGGATTCACGTTATGTCCCCAGAAACAAAACGTAATGTAAACAGAtctaggtccccacaacatgagtagtTCCtggacaccacacacacacacacacacacacacacacacacatgtgaatcAAGACGTGTCGAGGTCACGACCTTCTACAATTGACCAATCAGAGTTAATCACCGTCAGCTTTGACCTTGATTGACAGGATCATCATGACGAGGCAGAAAACTCAGAGAACGTAGTCTGTAATGCATCCTGTCGTTATCTCTGAATTCCTCACTCCTCACAGCCCgagtgttttttaaagtttgttcaGGAGGAACATTCATCTGGAATATGTGGGAGGCTGTTGGAGTTATCAGGAGAACTTAGAGAAAACTCCAgggccaaattaaaaaaagacggATCTGAACATGTGATGCAAAGCGTTTTGGTTTCCCCTCGTCGTCGTCATCGCCATATTTTCCAGCGCGTTCCTCCTCAGGCAGAGCACTTTGAGATATCTCCTGCTTTCAGCACCTGCTCCGTCTCCCGTCGCTGGCTCTCGTGATTGATGGGATGTAAAGGAGTCGTTGAGGCAGAGCCAAGAGCCGCGGGTGATAAAATCAAACGCTTCCAGCTTTTATCGTCTCCAGCTCTCAGACGCTCAGACCCTGCAGACACATCCGAGCTGAACGTCACTCTTATCTGAAAAAATGTATCCTGGGACTTTAGCTTTTCTAAATAGACAATATTCTTTGTAATGTTTCAACACTTAGGTTCAGAAGCTGCATTACAGCCATCAGTGTCCCATGATCCTTTGTGTGTCAGGCAGTTGTTCAATGAGCTGCAGCAaacctgtcctctctctctctatatatatatacagtgtatttatatatatatatatatatcatacatGTATATTGTTGTGGTCTCTGCCATTCTCTGTCtataaagaaaagtttaaaagaTCATTCTTGAaacttatataatataataaaatgagaTTTATCTGAAGAAGCTCAGGAGGTTTCTCCTTTTTACAAATGAGCTTTTCATTGTGAAGCTGCAGAATCACTTTCATCCATCACGtcatcatttgttatttttccaaCGTGAGTGTGTGAAACTCCTTAAGTGTGATTAGTAAGTTTCCGTTGTGTGGTCGCGTCTCTTCACGTCTGTGTCGTCCTCGGCCTGTGAGCAGGAAACTCTGTCTGACTCTGGGTCTGTCCGGTgactgatttctttttaaacgGTGGTGAAGTGCAGTAAATGTGGCGTGATGCATTCAAAGGCACGACCTGTCGTCCCTTCATCCAACGAGGCCTCGGCCACAGTGTGAGGTCCGTGTCCTCCGCTCAGCGTCCTGACGACAGTCTGGAGCGGCTTCGTGGTTCATTTCCCTCGTTCATCAGGTGATTATTCGCAGCTCAGGAGGTCGTCGCAGCTGATTTACAGGGCCCGTTTCAAACTGAGTCTCAGGGTCGATTAGCTGCGTTGGATTGATTCACAGCTGCTGCGGTAATTTATCACAGGGGTAGAAGTTGTTAGAACATTTTACGTTATGGAAACTAACAGAAAGAGTCAATGTCTGAGGTCAGTAAACATCCCACAGAGCGAATTGGACCAAACTACCACTgcattagtaataataataataataataataataataattaatcaaaGCTGTGACTTCAGCTGAGAATGATGAGACTCATTAAACTGGTGACCATTGATCAGTGTGTGGAGCATTTTGTCCTGAAGCTCAAGAGAAGTTCAATTCCAACTCTGCTTGTGTCCTAATATATTGACTTTGTTAACGTGTAAGACAAAGACTCTgatgttaatgttttgtttcacttcAGCAAAGCAACTCAAGAAATTGGAGCAAGAGAAGTTTTGACTAATTCATTAATGAATTCATtgttttaacttaaaaaaaagaaaaaagattcaaCCAAAGAAAGACAGACGGCCAGaggattattgttattattattgttgttgttgttgttgttgttgtcgtcgtaTATCgtgcatgtttgaaataaatctcAGTCATCAACCCTCCTCTCTCGGCTCCAGGCCTGTTTGACACTTACAGAATGAACTGCTGCAGTTTCAGGGTTAATTTGTGTTGTTCGGGTCGTTTTCCGGCTGCTTTAACTCCGACTCCCCTGAGAGACACAGACTCACtcacccagtgtgtgtgtgtgtgtgtgtgtgtgtttacacttcACTACAAGTAAAAACTTTGtagtaataataaaatcagCAGTAAATGAAGAAAGTGAAACCCCCTCGTCTGTTTGCTCTTCTCTGTCAGAGTTGAGGAACAGCTCGGCCGTCTTCTGGACCGGTGGCGTCAGCGGCGGGTACGAGACGATGCTGCTGGACGAGGATCGGGGTTGGCTGCTGGTCGGAGGCAAAGACCACATCTACCTGCTGAGGCCCGACAGCCTGGATCTGCCCACGCGTTCGGTGAGATGTTGAAACACGATCGTATAGCTTCTCAGCACCTGAGGAAATAAATCTTGTAGCTGAAGCTGCACGTGTTGTTTCCCTCAGGTTCACTGGCCGGCTGCCGCAGAACATGTGGAGCACTGCAGGCTGGCGGGAAAAAGTCTGGAGGtagattatttatatttatttaaatatttctgtcTCATATTGTGACTGAACTCTGCATTAAAGCACATATCTACAGTCTCACGTGATATTTTCTGTCGTATTTTCAGACGGACTGTGCCAACTTTGTTCGGCTGCTGCAGCCTTTCAACAAGACTCATGTCTACGCCTGTGGCACCGGTGCCTTCCACCCACAGTGCACATACCTGCACTTAGGACACAGCGCAGAGGTAGAAGAAATGAAGTCATGCTTCATACAGCCCTTTGGAAACAAAGCTGCAGAGTCTGGTTGAGACAGGATTAGAAGAATTTAGGTGTGACACGGCTGCGTTCCACAGAAACACctttgacgtcatttggagtcagagtctgtgcagcagtgatggtGGAGTGGAGGCGTGGCATCGAGGGCCACCTGAGACACaggctcgaccaatcaggagtcagtctcagctgtcaatcacaacgtctccgcctgtttttatataatcaaacaactgattcaaaccaacctgatgagaaacacttgaacaaacatcgaaacgacagaaacatcttcgACAAACGTTTATTTaacgtcccatctgctaacacggaggaggttTATCACATCCTGTcgggtcgtccatctttatttccgttctgtgttttgtctggTTGTGTAGTTTATACTTTAGCCCTTTGGCACTATAGCTTCACAGGTTGAAATAAACTCAGTATAATTTAATGATTTCATATTTCCAGTTCAGCTCTATTCTTACATCAGTGAATTTAAACGAATCTGTGCCTGAAATGAGACGTCAATTAAAATAAGTGAGGACACAGAGTTAGTTTCCACTTTGACCTCatgtggttctgtgtgtggtctctccctctctctctctctctctctctctctctctctctctctctctctctctctctctcagggtccGTTGTTCAAGTTGTCTAACACGGTCGAGTCAGGACGAGGGAAATGTCCCTTCAGTCCCAGAGAGCCGTTCACAGCCAGCCTGACTGGTGGGTCTGACCagcagcacgcacacacacacacacatagacacacacacacacacacacacacacacacacacacacacagagacacacacacacacatcttaaatCACTCTCTGTCGTTCTCTAACAGCTGAATTCCCGGTGACACTAATGTTCTGCAGCGTACAATCCCGCCGCTGTCTCATTCCTGGCTGAGGCGTGTGTGGTCCGCTCCGAGAGTTTCACGTGCTGACGTCagcactccccccccccccccaccccccacccccggTCGACATTATCGGGACAAAACACAATCAACCACTTTAACAAACTGCAAAGAAAGAAACTCCATCAAATCAGCTTCAAACTCAGTTTTTAAAATCGGATTCTTGTTCTCGTGTCGACAGCGGCAGAAAAAACGACTTTGACCTTTCACAGTGCATTTGTCGTAACAGAAGACTCTTAGAaggatccatccatccagttcTCTCTGCTGATCCGGGGTCAGGGCACAGAGGCAGCAGGCTGGAGGATCTGAGGTGTCCCTCCGTCCTGATGGGATTCATATTCCTTTTATTCATACAAGCGGCCAAATGCTGAATACTGACTTGTAGATGTGTTGAGGCCGGGACTCTTATCAAACATGTGACGTTTGGTGCTGAAGTtaaaacaacttcctgtttccagaCACGCCCTCTCACAAAAACTCACGAAGAGAACAACGTTTCATCATCAAGGTGTTTACGTTGCTGTGACATTTGAAGTCGATCTCTTTGTTAAAGTACGATTTGTGTGAATCGCCACTTTAGGGGGCGCTATCGAGTCCGCTGGGCACGCCCACgcacaaaaaacatttgaaacttCAAATTTCTCGTGCGTTGGAATTTTGTGCTTAAGTTGCCAAATATTCGATTCGTTGCTACGAAGGAGAGAAAATATTCCTTGATTTTCAATAGAGTGTGcaggaaatgaaactgaaacagatTTGTGCATCCGTCGCTGAAGCAAATGAGCAGAGTCACTGGGAAACACAAGGGAGAAGTTTGTTGTTCAGTTTAATATGAACGTGCTCTTCTCACAATACGTCGTGTGGCGTTGTTCGTCCTGAAGATGGTGAACTGTACGCTGGGACCTCGGTCGACTTCATGGGAGCAAACGCTGCGATCTTCCGCACGACGGTCCGGGGCAGCAGTCAACACTACATCCGCACCGAAGCCTACGACCAGAACTGGCTGAACGGTGAGACGCACCAGTCTGAGCGTTTGTCTTAGGCtgcttctctcctccatctgAAAACAGATTCTCATTTCCGTCTTCcagttattttctattttcctcctccctaacgctcctcttcttccttcgTCCCCCGTCTACGTCCTGTCACCCCCAGAGCCGGAGTTCATTGGCTCCTTCTCCATCCCGGACACCCACAGTCCCGACGACGACAAGGTCTACTTCTTCTTCAAGGAGAAGGCGGTGGAGGCCGGACAGTGGGACAAGCGGGTTTACAGTCGTGTGGCTCGAGTCTGCAAGGTAGAGAcaaagaggcagaaagaaaatgtacaaCACAACAATGTGTTCTGTTCTAACATCGCACAGAAGAATGGTTAAAGGACACGTGAGGTTTTCTCTCGTTTGtaatcaaggtttttttttgtgaatataaaagttctgcaaagttcaaaagcaaaacaCTGAGGCTCCTGAAGCACCTCGTCCGATAACAGCTTTATTTGTTTAAACGTTGAACGCTTGTAACTACGGCAGCTGACGAGGTTCATTCTTGTCGTTCTTGTTGAGGAAATCTCCGAGGTGAGTTTAAATACGTGTTTAATAAAATACACCTGATGTTTCAGTGTCTTTCTTTAAAGCAGCCTCTCACAGCTTCAGCTGATgtgaaacagcagctgctgcagagaactTTACAATCCACTGAGTCGTCGTCTTTTTGAGTTTCTTCGCTCGTTTGGTGAATGTTAATGAAGagaatgttttcctcttcatctcGATCCAGAACGATGTCGGAGGGAAGCGGAGTCTGATCAACCGCTGGACGACCTTCCTGAAAGCCAGACTCGTCTGTTCTGTTCCCAGACCGTCCGGCGTCGACACGCACTTCGATGAGCTGGGTAACGCTCCGTCCCTCCTGTTCCTTCCTTCTCTGCCCTCCACCTCTTGTTTCACCTCTGGAACAAACCATCGTCCCTCctgttgtcctctttctcctcctctatctTCTCCTCTCTAAACACAAGAGGACGCAGTGTGAGTCCGTCCCCTCCTTTCCTTCCCTCGTCTTTCCTCCCATGTATTTTATCACCTCAGCTTTTCGAAAGAAGCTGTGAACTCTCTCACAAACTGTCTCGTTCACTATGTTGAAGATCGATGCTctgactttgtgttgtgttttatttccagaGGACATTTTTGTTCTGGAAACCAAAGACCCTCAAAATCCCACCATCTATGGCGTCTTCAGCACGTCCAGGTGAGAACACGTcgagcagcagctccaggaaaCACAGACACGTTTGATGAAAACTCACTCAGCGTGTCAGCTGGTGCACAACCGATGGTCACGAACCCAAGAAATATACATGCtgaccatcatgcattgtgttTAGCGGATTGAGAGACAAATGGTCGACAGACGAGAGGAGGGCGAGAGAATCGTGTGAATCaatgtgactgagtgagtgagtgagtgagtgagtgagtgagtgaatgagtgagtgaatgagtgactgGACAAACGCAGCGAAACACTTGAGGTTCTATAGACACTAAATCTTTCTGTTGATTCATGAgctcagtttattaggaacagaCTGAAGTTTCAATCGTgggacaacaacacaacaaagtgagtgagtgagtgagtgagtgagtgagtgagtgagtgagtgagtgactgagtgaatgaatgaatgagtgagtgagtgagtgaatgagtgatttcagacacaaccATGGACCAAAGATTTTTTACTTCTGAGgaaacattttaacttttgtGAAACTTTCTGAAAACTCCAACAATGGAAGGGAATCTTTCTCCTCATTAACGTGCACGCCCACGGCCAGGTCGGCTCGTGCACGCCCAGCGGTGCAGatcagacgtgtgtgtgtgtgtgtgtgcgtctgcgttGGGGTGAAAGGTGAAGAGGCCCAGctggttttgttattttaaccCTGACGTATGAAAGCTCTCCcacttcttttctcctcttcctgtcctgttctctctctccactctttcATCCCTTTCTTCCCTGTTCAATACAAAACATTCACTGACTCACTGAAtcacttcctccttttctccgtcatcctcctctctcttcaaaCTCTTTGTCGTTCACAACCTCCAccaacactttttcttttcgtCCACAGTTCTATATTCCGCGGTTCGGCCGTGTGTGTCTTCTCCATGGCGTCGATCCGCGCGGCGTTCAATGGACCGTTTGCCCATAAAGAAGGTCCTGACTATCGCTGGGTGGAGTACAAGGGCCGCATCCCATATCCCAGACCTGGAACTGTGAGTTCACAGACATCTCAAGAATCAactcttcttttgttttgtcctaCTCACATATTTAAGTCACATTGTACAACCAGAATGTCTGTGgatagagctcatacctccactAGGGGCCACATCTCCGGATCCaccgtgcgtgcatgtgtgcgtgcgcgccCTGACCCTAATTCCACACACACGGCCTCTCCCCTCTTTGCTCACCATGTCTCTTGTCCTCCAGTGTCCCAGTGAGACCTACGACGCTCTCCACAAATCCACCAAGGACTTCCCCGACGAGGTGGTGAGCTTTATGCGGCAGCACCAGCTGATGTGGGAGCCGGTCCCGCCTCTGGGCGGCAGACCCATCATGACCCGGGTCAACGCGCCCTACATGTTAAAGAGAGTGGTGGTGGACAGGGTGGATGCCGAGGACGGACCTTACGACGTCTTACACCTGGGGACAGGTGAGGAGCAGAGCTAGAGTTTGGGAGATGGAGTGAGAGCGAGGACGGACGTGTTCTTGTTGTAGATGCATCGTGAGCGTAAATTTTCATTTACTTgctgtgtactgtgtgtactatGTGTGATAAGTGTACTACAGAGCAAAGACTGTATAGAACTTCAGAAGTAAATTAGGTGCGATTGTAATTGTTGATTTCTGAGGACGTACTGTGAGGCAGAGAAagtgtgaaataataataagcttaatttcattaaaacacttaggttgtgtgtgtgtgtgcgtgtgtgtgtgcgtgatgaATGGTGCAGGTTATTTAACTGCTGCTGACAGGccgaaggggggggggggggggggggggggggggtgctcctCTAAGTGGATTCCTCTCTAACGTCTCTCATCCCCTCATCAGCTGCACATTCTGATAAACTCTCCTCCTGCTCGTTCAAGTGTTCAAACATGAATCCACTCGTCTTCCTGTCTGACAGATCATCATTTCATTAGTTCTTTGTTTGAAAGGGTAAATGTGCCTCTTTTTATTTATCCCCTTGTGTAACAGCGTGCTAACGTCAATGTGGTTTATTCTCAAACTGCAGTATAGCTTTGAGTGGTCTGAAGGTCACTCTGAGGTCGTGGGTcattaattcagttttaaacaaatgttcatCCTGATGAatgttgctgcttgttccaGGGACGTAATACAAATACTCTTTCATTTGAGAGTTAGCATGTGAATAAATAATCAGTTAGTGTTTGTCGCCGTTGGCCCGAAATCCCCAAAACCTCTTGAAACTTGTCGAGATCTTTCTATATTCTCTTTTGTTGTGCATCCATCACGTGTtaaaaacctcatcaacactCGCTCATTCCGAGATCATCCAGAGTTTGCACTCGGCAGCTGAAAACTCAGGGAAATGTTACGTTCTCTCACACAGCTCCTCCGGATAATGTCCGGATAAtgtccggagttcagtgcaggtctgaaagcagctgaagtgataaaaactgaaagaggggagaggagatgtgtgtctcttttgtttttttggccgAGGACCAGATCCATGTTTCTATGTGAAGTTCCCACTGCGATGACCCTTGACCTCCACTAACTGCAGCTCCTAAAAATCAACCACAGAGTCATAACTGGCCTTAATTCAAACGTTAACACTTTAATGGACGTCGTGCAGCCCGGAGCTTCACACTGTGAAAACTCAGttgttaaattattgatgaGCTGAAGAATGAAATGTTTAACCCATGTGAGCTCAGCAGTCTTCAGTAGAGACctaaataaatcattcaatgaattagaaacgcatatcaaatctaagacgcagctcactggtgagttgtgttattttcagaacaggcctgcgggcgactcatgtggtccttgggggcgACCTGGTGCCCAcgggcaccgtgttggtgacccctggtgTAGGGTATAGGTTcgtttgacacacacactcactgtaaaCATACATGTGCAAAGGAGATTTCCCACAGCACGACCTCTGAGGTTTACGAGGCTCCCTGGGATCATtgtaacgtgtgtgtgcgtgtgtgtgtgtgtgtgtgtgtgtgcagtatgttTACATGCAGATGTCTACATACAATCATCCCATGATATTTTCCTCCATGAGCAGATTCATGTGATTTCCTCATGTTCTCAGtgaacatgtgtaaacacattgGCTGCTTTGACTGTAGCAGCTGGTTTGTGTagcagttgt includes:
- the LOC109647697 gene encoding semaphorin-3D isoform X2, whose product is MAAMLMLCVLLCLQPADAVAAADSKPRSQSGPRLQLSHSELRNSSAVFWTGGVSGGYETMLLDEDRGWLLVGGKDHIYLLRPDSLDLPTRSVHWPAAAEHVEHCRLAGKSLETDCANFVRLLQPFNKTHVYACGTGAFHPQCTYLHLGHSAEGPLFKLSNTVESGRGKCPFSPREPFTASLTDGELYAGTSVDFMGANAAIFRTTVRGSSQHYIRTEAYDQNWLNEPEFIGSFSIPDTHSPDDDKVYFFFKEKAVEAGQWDKRVYSRVARVCKNDVGGKRSLINRWTTFLKARLVCSVPRPSGVDTHFDELEDIFVLETKDPQNPTIYGVFSTSSSIFRGSAVCVFSMASIRAAFNGPFAHKEGPDYRWVEYKGRIPYPRPGTCPSETYDALHKSTKDFPDEVVSFMRQHQLMWEPVPPLGGRPIMTRVNAPYMLKRVVVDRVDAEDGPYDVLHLGTDDGKVVKAVSVIKHNWDTEELILEELTVFQSPTPILSMKLSTKRQQLYVSGELSVAQLGLQRCELYGTDCAKCCLARDPYCSWDGQTCSRFFPTSKRRARRQDVKYGDPWSQCPVTEDDSDAVEEKSVYGVEGNSTFLECVPWSPPAELRWTVQRHTGSSQQTEDRLPHSDDDRSLHMKRGLLVQRLELADAGVYTCSSHEHSYSQVLARYRVHIIPNHSLHPAARHQQSHGPNHGKTGPVGGALPVFLGQSGASHPPSSLPGLGNSWPPQHRSYKDLHMVGTKSLSVDEYCEQLWYREKRRQQKLRTLKLKQESRKARVRRNNPPEVPL